In a genomic window of Methanosarcina horonobensis HB-1 = JCM 15518:
- a CDS encoding ArsR/SmtB family transcription factor: MDNDSEEQLLKILSNPIRATIIKKLYDDSLTFTHLMQLTGCKTGQLSFHLKKLDYLVEQDELKRYRLSEKGKEDVEMILPMLGNGEKEKSSSWDNFSGEEDGVQLGCAFKQFWDSLGLLIFSSLVAVKRGILYALDGLKTGTLMLAEKKNKFFSFAKTSLTGESSGIRAVERNGKAGLRSVKWKIGSLFSIIRARGTSVLKAGRKSLNPIFCYSFLILGFLLFIPAVFTLMHPAFDSTLDSAARISLNELTPEEISLANELYEKEMLPNQRNFQGNYDSLMFDAIYYEDTVGFPLSAQKIKSWKEAKAFARVQFVRDSVLSSLSLSLVLLLLGGILAYGRNSMLRRVLNSAINASILLILIAVFVLLNINAVFASEYSYPDSVFNSVPLMLKHLIGLLLLLLFSSAAGFLFLVKKERAGRTEGSPSGSNKSFPSGSEETPIVEAFDKDGRPNGKSQADLAEINPEVRWATCPEEALAASELEDEGDLYRCHEREGAVNS; encoded by the coding sequence ATGGACAATGATTCCGAAGAACAGTTATTGAAAATCCTTTCAAATCCCATCAGGGCCACAATCATAAAAAAGCTCTATGATGACAGCCTCACATTCACGCACCTTATGCAGCTTACAGGCTGTAAAACCGGGCAGCTCAGCTTCCATCTTAAGAAACTCGATTACCTTGTGGAACAGGACGAGCTGAAACGTTACAGGCTCTCCGAAAAAGGAAAGGAGGACGTAGAAATGATTCTTCCCATGCTTGGAAACGGCGAGAAGGAAAAAAGCAGTTCCTGGGACAATTTCTCCGGAGAGGAAGATGGAGTTCAACTGGGATGCGCCTTTAAACAGTTCTGGGACTCACTTGGTTTACTTATTTTCAGTTCCCTGGTTGCTGTAAAAAGGGGCATCCTGTATGCCCTGGACGGCCTGAAAACAGGGACCCTGATGCTCGCTGAAAAAAAGAACAAGTTTTTCAGTTTTGCAAAAACAAGCCTTACGGGAGAAAGCTCCGGAATCCGTGCTGTAGAGAGGAACGGAAAGGCTGGACTCCGCAGTGTAAAATGGAAAATAGGCAGCTTGTTTTCAATTATTCGAGCTCGCGGGACCTCGGTCCTGAAAGCCGGTCGGAAGTCCTTAAACCCGATTTTTTGCTACTCCTTCCTGATACTGGGGTTTCTTCTCTTTATTCCGGCTGTATTCACCCTTATGCATCCCGCATTTGACTCTACCCTTGATTCTGCGGCCAGGATAAGCCTTAATGAGCTGACTCCTGAAGAGATCAGCCTTGCAAATGAGCTCTATGAAAAGGAAATGCTTCCCAATCAGCGAAATTTCCAGGGAAATTATGATTCGTTAATGTTTGATGCAATATACTATGAGGACACAGTGGGTTTCCCTCTTTCGGCCCAGAAAATCAAATCCTGGAAAGAGGCCAAGGCGTTTGCAAGAGTTCAGTTTGTAAGGGATTCCGTGCTTTCAAGCCTCAGTCTTTCCCTGGTTCTGCTGCTGCTCGGGGGAATCCTTGCCTACGGGCGAAACTCTATGCTCAGGAGAGTTCTTAATTCCGCAATCAACGCCTCAATACTCCTGATCTTGATTGCAGTATTCGTACTCCTGAATATAAATGCGGTTTTTGCATCGGAATACAGCTATCCAGACTCTGTATTTAATAGCGTTCCTCTTATGCTGAAACACCTGATTGGTCTGCTCCTGTTGCTCCTATTCTCATCAGCAGCCGGATTCCTGTTCCTGGTAAAAAAGGAACGTGCTGGCCGCACGGAGGGTTCACCCTCCGGAAGTAATAAGTCCTTTCCCTCAGGTTCCGAAGAAACCCCTATAGTAGAGGCTTTCGATAAGGACGGGAGGCCCAATGGAAAAAGTCAGGCTGATCTGGCAGAGATAAATCCCGAAGTGAGATGGGCTACCTGTCCTGAAGAGGCTCTTGCTGCAAGTGAACTGGAAGATGAAGGTGATTTGTATCGCTGTCACGAAAGAGAAGGGGCTGTAAATAGCTGA